Proteins from one Hemicordylus capensis ecotype Gifberg chromosome 7, rHemCap1.1.pri, whole genome shotgun sequence genomic window:
- the PPP1R8 gene encoding nuclear inhibitor of protein phosphatase 1 isoform X1 produces the protein MGAVRGLAVLLHWVVLFDRCEQSHSTVWPRSLRAGKPPPGLHLDVVKGDKLIEKLIIDEKKYYLFGRNPDLCDFTIDHQSCSRVHAALVYHKHLKRVFLIDLNSTHGTFLGHIRLEPHKPQQIPIDSTVSFGASTRAYTLREKPQTLPSAVKGDEKMTSEDDELKGLLGLPEEETELDNLTEFNTAHNKRISTLTIEEGNLDIQRPKRKRKNSRVTFSDDDEIINPEDVDPSVGRFRNMVQTAVVPVKKKRMDNAGSLSADESVTRRMQNFPYSGGLYGGLPPTHNETGAQAHSIHGTALIGGLPMPYPNLAPDVDLTPVAPSAVAMNPAPNPAVFNPEAVNEPKKKKYAKEAWPGKKPTPSLLI, from the exons GGCAGGAAAGCCTCCACCAGGGTTGCACTTGGATGTAGTCAAAGGAGACAAACTCATTGAG AAATTGATCATTGATGAGAAGAAATACTATCTCTTTGGGAGAAACCCTGACCTGTGCGACTTTACCATTGATCACCAGTCATGCTCTCGGGTCCACGCTGCCTTGGTCTACCACAAACACCTGAAGAGGGTTTTCCTGATAGACCTCAACAGCA CACATGGCACTTTTTTGGGTCACATTCGGTTGGAGCCTCACAAACCACAGCAGATTCCCATTGACTCTACAGTTTCATTTGGTGCCTCGACACGGGCCTACACGCTGAGGGAAAAACCTCAGACGTTGCCATCGGCCGTGAAAGGAGATGAGAAAATGACCAGCGAAGATGATGAGCTCAAAGGACTCCTTGGCCTGCCGGAGGAGGAGACAGAGTTAGAC AACCTGACAGAGTTTAACACAGCCCACAACAAGAGGATCTCCACATTAACTATAGAAGAAGGAAACTTGGATATCCAGAgaccaaaaaggaaaaggaagaattCTAGAGTAACGTTCAGTGATGACGACGAGATCATCAATCCAG AGGACGTGGATCCTTCTGTTGGACGTTTCAGGAACATGGTACAGACCGCAGTAGTCCCTGTGAAG AAAAAACGAATGGACAACGCTGGCTCCCTGAGTGCGGATGAGTCTGTGACGCGGCGCATGCAGAACTTTCCTTACAGTGGAGGACTGTATGGTGGCCTGCCTCCCACTCACAACGAGACCGGCGCCCAGGCCCACAGCATTCACGGCACAGCCCTCATCGGGGGCCTCCCGATGCCCTACCCGAACCTTGCCCCGGATGTGGACTTGACTCCGGTTGCGCCCTCGGCGGTGGCCATGAACCCTGCTCCAAACCCTGCCGTCTTTAATCCCGAAGCTGTGAACGAGCCCAAGAAAAAGAAGTACGCCAAAGAGGCGTGGCCAGGCAAGAAGCCCACCCCTTCTCTTTTGATCTGA
- the PPP1R8 gene encoding nuclear inhibitor of protein phosphatase 1 isoform X2, whose product MAANANSTGGGGGSGGGGSLPLFDCPTWAGKPPPGLHLDVVKGDKLIEKLIIDEKKYYLFGRNPDLCDFTIDHQSCSRVHAALVYHKHLKRVFLIDLNSTHGTFLGHIRLEPHKPQQIPIDSTVSFGASTRAYTLREKPQTLPSAVKGDEKMTSEDDELKGLLGLPEEETELDNLTEFNTAHNKRISTLTIEEGNLDIQRPKRKRKNSRVTFSDDDEIINPEDVDPSVGRFRNMVQTAVVPVKKKRMDNAGSLSADESVTRRMQNFPYSGGLYGGLPPTHNETGAQAHSIHGTALIGGLPMPYPNLAPDVDLTPVAPSAVAMNPAPNPAVFNPEAVNEPKKKKYAKEAWPGKKPTPSLLI is encoded by the exons GGCAGGAAAGCCTCCACCAGGGTTGCACTTGGATGTAGTCAAAGGAGACAAACTCATTGAG AAATTGATCATTGATGAGAAGAAATACTATCTCTTTGGGAGAAACCCTGACCTGTGCGACTTTACCATTGATCACCAGTCATGCTCTCGGGTCCACGCTGCCTTGGTCTACCACAAACACCTGAAGAGGGTTTTCCTGATAGACCTCAACAGCA CACATGGCACTTTTTTGGGTCACATTCGGTTGGAGCCTCACAAACCACAGCAGATTCCCATTGACTCTACAGTTTCATTTGGTGCCTCGACACGGGCCTACACGCTGAGGGAAAAACCTCAGACGTTGCCATCGGCCGTGAAAGGAGATGAGAAAATGACCAGCGAAGATGATGAGCTCAAAGGACTCCTTGGCCTGCCGGAGGAGGAGACAGAGTTAGAC AACCTGACAGAGTTTAACACAGCCCACAACAAGAGGATCTCCACATTAACTATAGAAGAAGGAAACTTGGATATCCAGAgaccaaaaaggaaaaggaagaattCTAGAGTAACGTTCAGTGATGACGACGAGATCATCAATCCAG AGGACGTGGATCCTTCTGTTGGACGTTTCAGGAACATGGTACAGACCGCAGTAGTCCCTGTGAAG AAAAAACGAATGGACAACGCTGGCTCCCTGAGTGCGGATGAGTCTGTGACGCGGCGCATGCAGAACTTTCCTTACAGTGGAGGACTGTATGGTGGCCTGCCTCCCACTCACAACGAGACCGGCGCCCAGGCCCACAGCATTCACGGCACAGCCCTCATCGGGGGCCTCCCGATGCCCTACCCGAACCTTGCCCCGGATGTGGACTTGACTCCGGTTGCGCCCTCGGCGGTGGCCATGAACCCTGCTCCAAACCCTGCCGTCTTTAATCCCGAAGCTGTGAACGAGCCCAAGAAAAAGAAGTACGCCAAAGAGGCGTGGCCAGGCAAGAAGCCCACCCCTTCTCTTTTGATCTGA
- the PPP1R8 gene encoding nuclear inhibitor of protein phosphatase 1 isoform X3, with translation MTSEDDELKGLLGLPEEETELDNLTEFNTAHNKRISTLTIEEGNLDIQRPKRKRKNSRVTFSDDDEIINPEDVDPSVGRFRNMVQTAVVPVKKKRMDNAGSLSADESVTRRMQNFPYSGGLYGGLPPTHNETGAQAHSIHGTALIGGLPMPYPNLAPDVDLTPVAPSAVAMNPAPNPAVFNPEAVNEPKKKKYAKEAWPGKKPTPSLLI, from the exons ATGACCAGCGAAGATGATGAGCTCAAAGGACTCCTTGGCCTGCCGGAGGAGGAGACAGAGTTAGAC AACCTGACAGAGTTTAACACAGCCCACAACAAGAGGATCTCCACATTAACTATAGAAGAAGGAAACTTGGATATCCAGAgaccaaaaaggaaaaggaagaattCTAGAGTAACGTTCAGTGATGACGACGAGATCATCAATCCAG AGGACGTGGATCCTTCTGTTGGACGTTTCAGGAACATGGTACAGACCGCAGTAGTCCCTGTGAAG AAAAAACGAATGGACAACGCTGGCTCCCTGAGTGCGGATGAGTCTGTGACGCGGCGCATGCAGAACTTTCCTTACAGTGGAGGACTGTATGGTGGCCTGCCTCCCACTCACAACGAGACCGGCGCCCAGGCCCACAGCATTCACGGCACAGCCCTCATCGGGGGCCTCCCGATGCCCTACCCGAACCTTGCCCCGGATGTGGACTTGACTCCGGTTGCGCCCTCGGCGGTGGCCATGAACCCTGCTCCAAACCCTGCCGTCTTTAATCCCGAAGCTGTGAACGAGCCCAAGAAAAAGAAGTACGCCAAAGAGGCGTGGCCAGGCAAGAAGCCCACCCCTTCTCTTTTGATCTGA